From Mobula hypostoma chromosome 8, sMobHyp1.1, whole genome shotgun sequence, the proteins below share one genomic window:
- the prorsd1 gene encoding prolyl-tRNA synthetase associated domain-containing protein 1, with the protein MASNEMRKELEDYLKGLNIETVCEEHPEVFTVEAMMPYVQHLEGAHSKNLFLKDKKKKSLWLVTVLHNRQVNLNDLAKKLGVGSGNLRFADEGTMLEKLKVGQGCATPFALFCDKQGDIKFVLDSDFVNGEHKRIYFHPMTNSATMGIKPADFLHFVKETGHEPTILNFD; encoded by the exons ATGGCTTCGAATGAGATGCGAAAAGAGCTAGAAGATTATCTGAAAGGGCTGAACATCGAGACAGTATGTGAGGAGCACCCCGAG gTCTTTACAGTTGAGGCTATGATGCCATATGTGCAACACCTTGAGGGGGCGCACAGTAAGAACTTGTTCCTTAAGGACAAGAAGAAAAAAAGCTTGTGGTTGGTGACTGTCTTACACAATAGACAAGTCAATTTGAATGACTTAGCAAAGAAGCTGGGTGTTGGAAGTGGAAATCTACGCTTTGCAGATGAAGGGACAATGCTAGAAAAACTAAAAGTTGGTCAAGGTTGTGCGACACCGTTTGCTCTGTTTTGTGATAAACAAGGGGATATAAAATTTGTATTGGATTCAGACTTTGTAAATGGAGAACATAAAAGAATCTATTTTCACCCAATGACTAATTCAGCTACAATGGGTATAAAGCCTGCAGACTTCCTGCATTTTGTAAAAGAAACAGGTCATGAACCTACAATACTAAACTTTGATTAG